The following proteins are encoded in a genomic region of Drosophila willistoni isolate 14030-0811.24 chromosome 3R, UCI_dwil_1.1, whole genome shotgun sequence:
- the LOC111519232 gene encoding uncharacterized protein LOC111519232: MMLTMRRQNELGTAAATSATSSPPPSNPTLSIVPHTPLTASGVAPSEATLTPSTPQDSLNTPTTPQLGLSRNPLQFTAPAPPIAVQTASSVAPTFGFYQGATTTTQTATLPIRGHPPPSDGIKDSTNHGAELDEYVDILQVQQLLLDSSAAAAAAANQNSSNPPTSAAAVAVDQQQSSLQQSQSQQQQQQLVAKPRPRINLQKTSEYAAQLAQAESSSSVSAAAAAAASRRVLLDYPNPYLYGNHHYHHHTSPSEDLVALWFGSNGTDDAEYWDTGYWEAADDDAQAGGSQVHDGDGNLIAIYMNIRL; encoded by the exons atgatGCTGACAATGCGTCGTCAGAATGAACtaggaacagcagcagcaacaagtgCCACATCTTCTCCACCGCCATCCAATCCGACGCTTAGcattgtgccacatactccgCTGACTGCCAGTGGGGTAGCGCCATCAGAAGCAACACTCACTCCATCTACCCCACAGGATTCACTTAATACACCTACAACTCCTCAGCTGGGTCTTAGTCGGAATCCCTTGCAATTTACAGCCCCCGCTCCGCCCATTGCTGTGCAAACGGCATCATCAGTTGCGCCCACTTTTGGCTTTTATCAGGGTGCAACTACTACCACACAAACAGCTACATTACCCATACGTGGGCATCCTCCACCATCGGATGGTATCAAGGATTCAACGAATCATGGTGCGGAATTAGATGAATACGTCGATATATTGCAGGTGCAGCAACTACTTCTAGACTCTTCGGCGGCAGCAGCTGCGGCagcaaatcaaaattcaagcaATCCTCcgacatcagcagcagcagtagcagtagACCAACAGCAATCATCTCTGCAGCAGTCTCAatcccaacaacaacaacaacaactagtGGCCAAGCCACGTCCACGCATCAATTTACAAAAGACTTCGGAATATGCCGCACAACTAGCTCAAG CCGAATCCTCATCTTCTGTGTCCGCCGCAGCCGCCGCAGCAGCATCACGACGCGTTCTCCTTGATTATCCGAATCCATATTTGTACGGTAATCATCACTATCATCACCATACATCGCCAAGTGAGGACCTTGTGGCCCTTTGGTTTGGCAGCAATGGGACAG ATGACGCTGAATACTGGGATACTGGATACTGGGaagctgctgatgatgatgcccAGGCTGGTGGTTCACAAGTTCACGATGGCGACGGCAACTTAATTGCCATTTACATGAACATCAGATTGTGA
- the LOC6647551 gene encoding uncharacterized protein LOC6647551, whose translation MMPGMRPFLFFFYMLETIMNIILMGYHVQGFLAIPAVFEGFILVEKYLYLIMFYVLTVLTLFASINVCSGNTPYIWNEINRCAVGAIGYIIISIMTMRDAENELWVVLDNEAEKPTHPFYMFMRGQSICALLCGIIYLLHFTIVLDFLLSKSDEDQIITDYDLDKDDVEDDAASNDLIMPVKLYVLGEWFERRLAKYEWFEDFVDRRRLSI comes from the coding sequence ATGATGCCTGGCATGAGACcgtttctcttctttttctaTATGCTGGAAACCATAATGAATATCATTCTGATGGGCTATCATGTGCAAGGATTTCTTGCCATTCCCGCGGTATTCGAAGGCTTCATTTTAGTGGAGAAGTACCTGTACTTAATAATGTTCTATGTGCTAACAGTTCTTACACTATTCGCCAGTATTAATGTGTGTTCTGGTAACACTCCATACATTTGGAACGAGATCAATCGTTGTGCTGTGGGTGCCATTGGCTACATAATCATATCAATAATGACAATGCGTGATGCTGAAAATGAACTCTGGGTTGTTCTTGATAACGAGGCCGAGAAACCGACGCATCCGTTTTATATGTTTATGCGAGGACAGTCGATTTGTGCCCTTCTCTGTGGCATTATATACTTGCTGCATTTTACCATAGTCTTGGATTTTTTATTGAGCAAGTCGGATGAGGACCAGATTATAACTGATTACGATTTGGATAAAGATGATGTGGAAGATGATGCGGCCTCAAATGATTTAATAATGCCagttaaattgtatgttttggGTGAATGGTTCGAGAGGCGTTTAGCTAAATATGAATGGTTTGAGGATTTCGTTGATAGACGTCGGTTATCGATAtaa